In a single window of the Acinetobacter sp. CS-2 genome:
- a CDS encoding replicative DNA helicase: MSNIHNLSIEQCVLVALMTVQNSLETVMNDLDAECFYAERHKAIFNAITDLSNENKPYDVVFVEQKLIETKHHELVGGTEYLMRMFTESPSSFYSLESYVAELNKFKSHREVEQIGQSIQEKAKDLTVPDIHNAAENILSGSNTSDKAEKSSFTFEEALKRAGEQLIQKAEAKASKQYTGVKFNLPHLDNVVGTIQRGHFCVIGGRPGSGKSTLAQMVAIQTAMQFREAVLVVSAEMDVETFTNRCISALTHIPYDNIHNAELYDGMMRDFANAQERFNKLPIHIEDKQKPTIAEIHSYARKAKRNYKKLGCIIIDYLQLVRDPTKKDRYQEVSSISRDLKAMAKEFDCPVIALAQLNRESEKGKRPKPSDLKESGQIEQDADQILLVHPIMNSDDEMPSGVTEIIIGKNRHGKKGVVRVVDRLDICRFSSIRSDEEQGLGGGV, encoded by the coding sequence ATGTCGAATATTCACAATTTATCAATCGAGCAATGTGTTCTTGTTGCTTTGATGACTGTCCAAAATTCACTTGAAACCGTGATGAATGATCTGGATGCAGAATGTTTTTACGCTGAACGACACAAGGCAATTTTCAACGCCATCACCGACCTGTCGAACGAAAACAAACCGTATGACGTAGTGTTTGTTGAACAAAAGCTGATTGAAACAAAACATCATGAATTGGTCGGTGGCACTGAATACTTGATGCGCATGTTCACCGAATCACCAAGCTCGTTCTACAGCCTGGAATCATATGTTGCTGAACTCAACAAGTTTAAATCACACCGTGAAGTTGAACAGATCGGCCAAAGCATCCAGGAGAAGGCGAAGGACCTAACCGTACCTGATATTCACAATGCTGCTGAAAACATCCTGAGTGGGTCAAACACAAGCGACAAGGCTGAGAAATCCAGTTTTACGTTTGAGGAAGCTTTGAAGCGTGCCGGTGAACAGTTAATCCAGAAAGCTGAAGCCAAAGCAAGTAAGCAATACACCGGCGTTAAGTTCAACCTGCCTCATTTGGACAACGTAGTGGGCACCATTCAGCGCGGACACTTCTGCGTGATCGGCGGTAGACCCGGATCAGGAAAATCGACTCTGGCGCAAATGGTGGCGATTCAGACCGCTATGCAATTCCGTGAAGCGGTATTGGTGGTATCGGCTGAGATGGATGTAGAGACATTCACGAACCGTTGTATCTCCGCATTGACCCATATTCCGTATGACAACATTCACAATGCTGAATTGTACGACGGCATGATGAGAGACTTCGCTAATGCCCAGGAGCGTTTTAACAAGCTACCGATCCATATCGAAGATAAGCAAAAACCAACCATTGCAGAGATTCACTCTTATGCACGCAAGGCCAAGCGCAACTACAAAAAATTGGGCTGCATCATTATTGATTACTTGCAGCTTGTGCGTGACCCAACCAAGAAAGACCGCTATCAGGAAGTCAGCTCAATCAGTCGTGACCTCAAGGCCATGGCCAAAGAGTTTGATTGCCCAGTAATCGCACTGGCACAGCTCAACCGTGAATCAGAAAAAGGAAAACGTCCAAAGCCGAGCGATTTAAAAGAGTCAGGCCAGATCGAGCAGGATGCAGATCAGATTTTGTTGGTTCATCCAATTATGAACAGTGATGACGAAATGCCAAGCGGTGTGACTGAAATCATTATCGGCAAGAACCGTCATGGCAAGAAGGGTGTGGTCCGGGTTGTGGACCGTTTGGATATCTGCCGTTTTTCTTCGATTCGTAGTGATGAGGAACAAGGCTTAGGGGGTGGGGTGTGA
- a CDS encoding replication protein, whose product MSALKIQPLDNVDIHPSTAKRNEHKAMSKKEDGYTPLPNFVCDEGYLAALSGEAIKCLVLLNRHIKGFREDNKSIGESLILKLAGFKDKRTVRKAMSDLAKFNLVKITKTLGKATTYEVTFEDRLSIELVTSNDTGTSKVVTSNVPRLVTSNDTGTSNIKCHSVKEKKINLKERDQENPIDEVMNIWKPDLHQLNSWMQRSGLPKINQTQVDELLLEVNPHYENKIRTGAVTSTQMYSNFVKWIKRDNKLVEKLMQQAASANAQPVIPQDYQSDMGDW is encoded by the coding sequence ATGAGCGCATTAAAAATTCAACCTTTGGATAATGTTGACATTCATCCAAGCACAGCAAAAAGGAATGAGCATAAAGCTATGTCCAAAAAGGAAGATGGTTATACACCATTGCCTAATTTTGTTTGTGATGAAGGGTATTTGGCTGCTTTAAGCGGTGAAGCCATCAAGTGCCTTGTTTTGCTAAATAGGCATATCAAAGGATTCCGTGAAGATAATAAATCGATTGGCGAATCTTTAATTTTGAAATTGGCTGGCTTTAAGGATAAGCGAACTGTTCGCAAAGCTATGTCAGATTTAGCAAAATTCAACCTTGTAAAAATCACAAAAACTTTGGGTAAAGCGACAACATATGAGGTCACTTTTGAGGATAGATTATCTATTGAACTAGTAACATCAAATGATACTGGTACATCAAAAGTAGTTACATCAAATGTACCTAGACTAGTAACATCAAATGATACTGGAACTAGTAACATCAAATGTCACTCTGTAAAAGAAAAGAAAATAAACTTAAAAGAAAGGGATCAAGAAAACCCAATCGATGAAGTTATGAATATCTGGAAACCAGACTTGCATCAGCTCAATTCGTGGATGCAAAGATCAGGCTTACCGAAAATCAATCAAACTCAGGTTGATGAATTACTTCTTGAAGTCAACCCTCACTACGAAAACAAAATCCGCACTGGTGCAGTAACCAGCACTCAGATGTATTCAAACTTCGTGAAGTGGATTAAGCGTGACAACAAACTTGTTGAAAAACTCATGCAGCAGGCTGCATCTGCAAATGCTCAACCAGTAATCCCTCAAGACTATCAATCTGACATGGGGGATTGGTAA
- a CDS encoding SDH family Clp fold serine proteinase: MGDIDYILYMADISRSGYDRITEIGKSSNKKKACLILVTPGGDPDAGYRIGRALQHYYEDGFSVLIPSYCKSAGTLICIGANELIVDDKGELGPLDIQLNKSSELGEKTSGLDLPQAFEALKTEAVKIFRETLIDVRMGGRVSTKLAAEVATNLTSNLLSPIYSQIDPIRMGEIQRANFIAYEYGKRLNEKYKILKSNALGKLLLSYSSHGFVIDRKELKELFKNVRKPNTHEEIKILTKIQDLVIAFENGNDHNLVMNANLFLENTENEQQNADLPSTSGLQANDNPECGGENPGEQIDSGSSEIEAEYDSSRSDQESELPQAANE; the protein is encoded by the coding sequence GTGGGTGATATTGATTACATCTTATATATGGCTGATATTTCAAGATCTGGGTATGATCGCATTACAGAAATCGGTAAGTCATCTAATAAGAAAAAAGCATGTTTGATTTTAGTTACACCTGGTGGAGATCCTGATGCAGGCTATCGTATTGGTAGAGCTTTACAGCACTATTATGAAGATGGTTTTAGTGTGCTAATTCCTTCCTATTGTAAATCTGCAGGTACATTAATTTGTATTGGTGCAAATGAATTAATAGTAGACGACAAAGGTGAGCTAGGCCCTTTAGATATACAATTAAATAAATCTTCTGAATTAGGTGAAAAAACTTCTGGTCTTGATTTACCTCAAGCATTTGAAGCTCTAAAAACTGAAGCGGTCAAAATATTCAGAGAGACTTTAATTGACGTCAGAATGGGCGGTAGGGTTTCTACAAAATTAGCTGCGGAAGTTGCAACCAATTTAACATCTAACCTCCTTTCTCCAATTTACTCACAAATCGATCCTATTCGAATGGGTGAAATACAACGTGCAAACTTTATTGCATATGAGTACGGTAAGAGGCTAAATGAAAAATACAAGATATTGAAATCTAATGCTTTAGGTAAGTTGTTATTATCTTATTCATCACATGGTTTTGTTATTGATAGAAAAGAATTAAAAGAACTGTTTAAAAATGTTCGAAAACCAAACACACATGAAGAGATAAAAATATTAACCAAAATACAAGACTTGGTCATTGCCTTTGAAAATGGAAATGACCATAATCTAGTCATGAATGCAAACCTCTTTTTAGAGAACACTGAAAATGAACAACAAAATGCCGACTTACCATCTACCTCAGGATTACAAGCAAATGATAATCCAGAATGCGGAGGAGAAAACCCAGGTGAGCAAATTGATTCAGGAAGCAGCGAAATCGAAGCAGAGTATGATTCAAGTAGAAGTGATCAAGAGTCAGAGCTTCCACAAGCTGCAAATGAATAA
- a CDS encoding LexA family transcriptional regulator, which produces MTTISDRIIQRMKELGLRQTAIIEATGATKGAVSKWVAGTNTPKAEFLPALAAVLKTSQNWLLTGEEEKLFNNFNMQEFMNKHNLTGKSDASFDVDEVHKPTVIDYETENGFIWIDVVEANFSCGVGESIEFHFDVINGKFPFTPSFFQRKHVDPSCMRIIKAKGDSMTDFIHDGDLVGIDISQTEIVDGEIYAVYFEGEGMIKQIFKEEGGKLTLHSLNAKYRDREVSEQNGLNFKVMGRQFWRAG; this is translated from the coding sequence ATGACCACTATTAGCGACCGTATAATTCAAAGAATGAAAGAGCTTGGTCTTCGACAAACAGCAATAATTGAGGCAACCGGAGCCACAAAAGGAGCTGTATCTAAATGGGTAGCCGGAACAAATACACCCAAGGCAGAATTCCTTCCGGCATTAGCAGCAGTATTAAAAACATCTCAGAACTGGCTGCTTACAGGTGAAGAAGAAAAGCTCTTCAATAATTTCAATATGCAAGAGTTTATGAATAAGCATAATTTGACTGGCAAAAGTGATGCTTCATTTGATGTTGATGAAGTGCATAAGCCAACTGTTATTGATTACGAAACAGAAAATGGGTTTATTTGGATTGATGTCGTGGAAGCTAATTTTTCGTGTGGTGTTGGTGAATCTATAGAATTTCATTTTGATGTTATTAATGGGAAGTTTCCATTTACACCATCATTCTTTCAAAGGAAGCATGTTGATCCAAGTTGTATGAGGATCATTAAAGCCAAGGGCGACAGCATGACTGACTTTATTCATGATGGCGATCTAGTGGGTATTGATATCTCTCAAACTGAAATTGTAGATGGTGAAATTTATGCTGTTTATTTTGAGGGTGAAGGAATGATTAAGCAGATATTCAAAGAGGAAGGCGGGAAACTCACCCTGCATAGCTTAAATGCAAAATACAGAGATCGTGAAGTATCGGAGCAAAACGGTCTAAATTTTAAAGTTATGGGTCGTCAATTTTGGCGAGCTGGATAG